In the genome of Phycisphaerae bacterium, one region contains:
- the uvrB gene encoding excinuclease ABC subunit UvrB, producing the protein MTQFRLTTDLTPAGDQPAAIRSLMTGFDKKGRKFQTLLGVTGSGKTFSMAHMIAALNRPTLVISHNKTLAAQLYEEFKDLFPYNAVEYFVSYYDYYQPEAYIPARDIYIEKDSSRNDDLDRLRLAATSAVVSRRDTIVVASVSCIFGLGSPDEYKASVINLVVGQTAPRDDLLRRFVALQYTRNDVDLQRANFRVRGDVIELYPAYEELAYRIELFGDEIEKMSTINPLTGAVLEKHDQLYIYPAVHYVMPEERIEAAVAGIKAELEQRLQEFRRQGKLLEAQRLAARTKYDIEMILEVGYCSGIENYSRHLVGSPPGSKPYTLVDYFPKDFLLIVDESHATIPQIGAMYNGDRARKEVLVEHGFRLPSALDNRPMRFEEFEAMWDQVLFVSATPGPFELKKSGGEVIEQVIRPTGLLDPVITVKPARGQVPDLLHQIQARTAAGERTLVTTLTKRLAEDLAAYIQQAGIKGAYLHSEIDTIERVQVLRELRDGKYDVLVGVNLLREGLDLPEVSLVAILDADKEGFLRSATSLIQTIGRCARNVNAEVFFYADKVTTAMQQTIDETIRRRVLQEAYNKEHGITPETVKKAIRRGLEDQIAARKTAREAIKASEEAFDLTESVADLERQMFEAAEALEFEKAAQLRDRIRKLKESPTLFSVGSPRK; encoded by the coding sequence ATGACCCAGTTTCGCCTCACCACCGACCTTACCCCCGCCGGCGATCAACCCGCCGCGATCCGGTCGCTGATGACCGGTTTCGACAAAAAAGGCCGTAAATTCCAGACCCTTCTCGGCGTGACCGGCTCCGGCAAGACGTTTTCGATGGCGCACATGATCGCGGCCCTCAACCGCCCCACCCTCGTAATCTCCCACAACAAGACGCTCGCCGCCCAGCTCTACGAGGAGTTCAAGGATCTCTTCCCCTACAACGCGGTCGAATACTTCGTCAGCTACTATGACTATTACCAGCCCGAGGCCTACATCCCCGCCCGCGACATCTATATAGAAAAGGATTCCTCCCGAAACGACGACCTCGACCGCCTCCGCCTCGCCGCGACCAGCGCCGTCGTCTCCCGCCGCGACACCATCGTCGTCGCCAGCGTCTCCTGCATTTTCGGACTCGGCTCCCCCGACGAGTATAAAGCCAGCGTCATCAACCTCGTCGTGGGCCAGACGGCCCCGCGCGACGACCTCCTCCGCCGCTTCGTCGCCCTCCAATACACGCGCAACGATGTCGACCTTCAAAGGGCCAACTTCCGCGTCCGCGGCGACGTGATCGAACTCTACCCGGCCTACGAAGAGCTGGCCTATCGCATCGAGCTGTTCGGCGACGAAATCGAAAAAATGTCCACGATCAACCCCCTGACCGGTGCCGTCCTTGAAAAGCACGATCAGCTCTATATCTATCCCGCCGTTCACTATGTCATGCCGGAGGAGCGAATCGAGGCCGCCGTCGCCGGCATCAAGGCGGAATTGGAGCAGCGCCTCCAGGAATTCCGCCGCCAGGGCAAGCTCCTCGAAGCCCAGCGCCTCGCCGCCCGAACCAAATACGACATCGAGATGATCCTCGAAGTCGGCTACTGCTCCGGCATCGAGAACTACTCCCGCCACCTCGTGGGCTCCCCGCCGGGGTCCAAGCCCTACACCCTCGTCGACTATTTCCCCAAGGACTTCCTGCTCATCGTGGACGAGTCGCACGCCACCATCCCCCAGATCGGCGCCATGTACAACGGTGATCGTGCCCGCAAGGAAGTCCTCGTCGAGCACGGCTTCCGCCTGCCCAGCGCCCTCGACAACCGCCCCATGAGATTCGAAGAATTCGAGGCCATGTGGGACCAGGTCCTCTTCGTCTCCGCCACGCCGGGGCCCTTCGAGCTGAAGAAATCCGGCGGCGAAGTCATCGAACAGGTCATCCGCCCCACCGGTCTGCTCGACCCCGTCATTACCGTGAAACCCGCGCGGGGCCAGGTGCCCGATCTGCTGCACCAGATCCAGGCCCGCACCGCCGCCGGCGAGCGCACGCTCGTCACCACTCTGACCAAGCGCCTCGCCGAAGACTTGGCGGCCTATATCCAACAGGCCGGCATCAAGGGAGCCTATCTGCACAGCGAAATCGACACGATCGAGCGCGTTCAGGTTTTGCGAGAGCTGCGCGACGGCAAATACGACGTCCTCGTAGGCGTCAACCTGCTTCGCGAAGGTCTCGACCTGCCGGAGGTCTCGCTCGTCGCCATCCTCGACGCGGACAAAGAAGGCTTCTTGCGCAGCGCAACGAGCCTGATTCAGACGATCGGCCGCTGCGCGCGAAACGTCAACGCCGAGGTTTTCTTCTACGCCGACAAAGTCACGACCGCCATGCAGCAGACCATCGACGAGACGATTCGCCGCCGCGTATTGCAGGAGGCGTACAACAAAGAGCACGGCATCACACCGGAAACGGTGAAAAAGGCCATCCGCCGCGGTCTCGAAGATCAGATCGCCGCCCGAAAAACGGCCCGCGAGGCCATCAAGGCCAGTGAAGAGGCGTTCGACCTCACCGAATCCGTCGCGGACCTGGAGCGCCAGATGTTCGAGGCGGCCGAGGCCCTCGAATTCGAAAAGGCCGCCCAACTCCGCGACCGGATCCGAAAGCTCAAAGAATCACCGACCCTCTTTTCAGTGGGCAGTCCGAGGAAATAG
- a CDS encoding PEP-CTERM sorting domain-containing protein (PEP-CTERM proteins occur, often in large numbers, in the proteomes of bacteria that also encode an exosortase, a predicted intramembrane cysteine proteinase. The presence of a PEP-CTERM domain at a protein's C-terminus predicts cleavage within the sorting domain, followed by covalent anchoring to some some component of the (usually Gram-negative) cell surface. Many PEP-CTERM proteins exhibit an unusual sequence composition that includes large numbers of potential glycosylation sites. Expression of one such protein has been shown restore the ability of a bacterium to form floc, a type of biofilm.) — translation MKKFLMVAALVGMVAAPAFAGLAPEPASSTTLNTVSMNASLRSPAYAPNDAAHVYDGMTTEVAGPENLTYQVTQNPASGAFCNLIHLKPGATSISSIHIVLDQRPATAAWTWSIAFRNDVGGAAPIGSFLTTQSLGFSAWYVVGGMPFGGAGPTLFQFSLGAISANVGATTSIWACVQGTQPFRVRTGNVSGNEVNGNPGDGTPTSFYIGSGSGVYASSYGVGIGSASLMSSFTFAGGAGQVGNWHMALGGAPEPATAALLGLVGLVALRRRRA, via the coding sequence ATGAAGAAGTTTTTGATGGTAGCAGCACTGGTCGGCATGGTTGCCGCCCCCGCGTTTGCCGGTCTGGCCCCGGAGCCCGCGTCGAGTACGACGCTGAACACGGTCAGCATGAATGCCAGCCTTCGGTCGCCTGCGTACGCGCCGAACGATGCCGCTCACGTGTATGACGGCATGACAACCGAAGTCGCGGGTCCGGAGAACCTGACGTATCAGGTCACCCAGAACCCCGCCTCGGGCGCGTTCTGCAACCTGATTCACCTCAAGCCGGGCGCGACCTCGATCTCCTCGATCCATATCGTCCTCGACCAGCGGCCGGCGACGGCTGCCTGGACGTGGTCCATTGCGTTCCGCAATGACGTCGGCGGCGCGGCCCCGATCGGTTCCTTCCTGACGACGCAGTCGCTGGGCTTCAGTGCCTGGTACGTCGTCGGTGGCATGCCCTTCGGTGGCGCTGGCCCGACGCTGTTCCAGTTCAGCTTGGGCGCGATTTCCGCCAACGTAGGCGCGACGACGTCCATCTGGGCGTGCGTGCAGGGCACCCAGCCCTTCCGCGTCCGCACCGGCAACGTCAGCGGCAATGAAGTCAACGGCAATCCCGGTGACGGCACCCCGACTTCGTTCTACATCGGCAGCGGCTCGGGCGTCTATGCCTCGAGCTACGGCGTCGGCATCGGCTCGGCGAGCCTGATGTCCTCGTTTACGTTTGCCGGTGGCGCCGGTCAAGTCGGCAACTGGCACATGGCCCTCGGTGGAGCTCCTGAGCCCGCGACGGCCGCCTTGCTCGGTCTGGTCGGCCTCGTCGCTCTGCGACGCCGCCGCGCCTAA
- a CDS encoding sulfatase-like hydrolase/transferase: MSETVALPKKSKTKRKPRAWWQWVIGLLLIGVAVWSFALRWVRSSMPDWFIRLGALKTVPLRIPDGMTEASALPAQAGSLAGYSLLFITLDTTRADRIGCYGNEAIQTPFIDGLAKNGVLFSRAIAVGPTTLPSHSSMMTGLFPHHHEARANGFTRLPNDKTTLAEVLGAKGYQTGGFVSAFVLDARFGIGQGFNEYDDKVEEKLDRVATLRDPERRANHTTDRAIAWLEHKSDQPFFAWVHYFDPHQPYTPPQEFADAYPFYYDGEIAFVDTQIGRLLQALKDLKVADKTIVVVMGDHGQGFLQHFELTHGLFVYDSTLHVPFVMSWGGWKGGGLHIPREVSGVDVMPTVLSLLGVAAPAGVDGVDLTKSPAGADRAILGETLEGLDQYAVAPLLTLRQGGMKYIYAPEPELYDVLADPDEEHNLVDEQPEVAAKLRKLLEQNHGGDLAKAAYIKNTEQLSPDEIRQLQALGYAGSSLGGALVPGEGSLPDPKSVVRLIKRCEQAWEISQAEGVEAAVRHLEEIVDEAPDFYAGYRLLATFLLDAKDHERSLKALERCLEIHPDIPFPLVHIARAHFKSGRVEQAIEYYDKAIKASPDLVAAHLELGRILLSRNQPAIAVDHLLKAFVLSPTDQSCVEAMAMAMARSNRLEEAVSHLRTRLQQNPDLLAVRNALCGLLLEQKKCEEVIVLMREGLKRHPGQNDLTHNLAYAIIMCKLPDAPMIEAAVMMEKLCEETGYQTPEYLRTLAMVYAELFRVDEAIGVAEKGLALAQEKERPVLVANLKDLLAIYREMKRRGISPMSGNKPGLTGTAPPTSQPSASPQP, from the coding sequence ATGTCCGAAACGGTTGCCCTTCCGAAGAAATCTAAGACCAAACGAAAACCGCGGGCCTGGTGGCAGTGGGTGATCGGACTCCTGCTCATCGGGGTGGCGGTCTGGTCTTTTGCGCTTCGGTGGGTTCGTTCGAGCATGCCGGATTGGTTTATTCGGCTTGGCGCTCTTAAGACGGTTCCGCTACGAATTCCAGATGGAATGACCGAGGCGAGCGCCCTTCCTGCCCAGGCCGGATCATTGGCCGGCTACAGCCTGTTGTTCATTACGCTTGATACGACGCGAGCCGACCGTATCGGGTGCTACGGGAACGAGGCGATCCAGACGCCCTTTATCGACGGCCTGGCGAAGAACGGCGTCCTTTTTTCACGGGCGATTGCCGTCGGCCCGACGACGCTTCCATCCCACTCGTCCATGATGACAGGGCTCTTTCCCCATCACCACGAGGCCCGGGCCAACGGTTTCACGCGATTGCCCAACGACAAGACCACGCTCGCCGAAGTGCTGGGCGCCAAGGGCTATCAGACCGGGGGATTTGTGTCGGCGTTCGTGCTGGATGCCCGGTTCGGGATCGGCCAGGGCTTCAATGAATATGACGACAAGGTGGAGGAGAAATTGGATCGGGTCGCCACGCTGCGCGATCCGGAGCGCCGGGCGAACCATACCACCGACCGGGCAATCGCCTGGCTGGAGCATAAGAGCGACCAGCCGTTTTTTGCGTGGGTACACTACTTTGATCCGCACCAGCCCTACACGCCTCCCCAGGAATTCGCTGATGCGTATCCGTTCTATTATGACGGCGAGATCGCGTTCGTCGATACGCAGATCGGTCGGCTCCTGCAGGCGCTCAAAGATCTCAAGGTGGCGGACAAGACGATCGTTGTCGTTATGGGGGATCATGGACAGGGGTTTCTCCAGCATTTCGAATTGACCCACGGCTTATTCGTCTATGACTCCACGCTGCACGTACCGTTCGTGATGTCGTGGGGCGGGTGGAAGGGCGGCGGATTGCACATTCCCCGGGAAGTCTCCGGGGTCGATGTGATGCCGACGGTCCTGTCCCTCCTGGGCGTTGCGGCCCCGGCGGGAGTGGACGGGGTGGACCTGACGAAGTCGCCGGCCGGTGCTGATCGGGCGATTCTCGGAGAGACATTGGAGGGGCTGGATCAATACGCGGTGGCGCCCCTCCTCACTCTGCGGCAGGGCGGGATGAAATACATCTATGCCCCCGAACCGGAGCTTTATGACGTCCTGGCGGACCCGGATGAGGAACACAACCTGGTCGATGAACAGCCCGAGGTAGCGGCGAAACTCCGGAAGCTTCTCGAGCAGAATCATGGGGGCGACCTGGCGAAGGCGGCCTACATCAAGAACACCGAGCAGCTTTCGCCGGACGAGATTCGCCAGCTTCAGGCGCTGGGCTATGCGGGGAGCAGCCTGGGCGGGGCGCTGGTCCCCGGAGAGGGCTCGTTGCCGGATCCGAAATCGGTCGTCCGGCTCATCAAGCGCTGCGAACAGGCCTGGGAGATTTCCCAGGCGGAAGGGGTGGAGGCGGCGGTCCGGCACCTGGAGGAGATCGTCGACGAAGCGCCGGACTTCTACGCCGGGTATCGACTCCTGGCGACGTTTTTGCTGGATGCCAAGGACCACGAGCGATCGCTCAAGGCGCTGGAGCGGTGCCTGGAGATCCACCCGGATATTCCGTTTCCTCTGGTACACATTGCCCGTGCGCATTTCAAATCGGGCCGCGTGGAACAGGCGATCGAGTATTATGACAAGGCGATCAAGGCGAGTCCGGACCTCGTCGCGGCGCACCTAGAGCTGGGACGGATTCTTTTATCGCGGAACCAGCCGGCGATTGCGGTCGATCACCTGCTTAAGGCGTTTGTGCTCAGCCCGACGGATCAATCCTGCGTCGAGGCCATGGCGATGGCGATGGCCCGGTCGAACCGGCTGGAGGAGGCCGTGTCGCACCTGCGAACGCGGCTGCAACAAAACCCCGATCTGTTGGCCGTGCGAAACGCACTTTGTGGACTGCTGCTGGAGCAGAAAAAGTGTGAAGAAGTCATCGTGTTGATGCGCGAGGGGCTCAAGCGGCACCCGGGCCAGAACGATCTGACCCACAATCTGGCCTATGCGATCATCATGTGCAAGCTCCCGGACGCGCCGATGATCGAGGCCGCCGTGATGATGGAAAAACTCTGCGAGGAGACGGGCTATCAGACGCCTGAATACCTGCGAACGCTGGCCATGGTTTATGCGGAATTGTTTAGAGTCGACGAAGCCATCGGCGTGGCAGAAAAGGGACTGGCCCTGGCCCAGGAAAAGGAACGACCCGTCCTGGTGGCCAACCTCAAGGACCTATTAGCGATCTATCGCGAGATGAAGCGGCGGGGAATCTCCCCGATGAGCGGTAATAAGCCGGGCCTGACAGGGACGGCGCCCCCGACCAGCCAGCCCAGCGCTTCGCCGCAACCGTGA
- the ppc gene encoding phosphoenolpyruvate carboxylase, whose amino-acid sequence MSQELKADIDLLDDLLADVVRTFEGHETFDLLHELRAACEREPAVHDPAAVSPAVARIHSLGLAQIGAVIRSLTLLFHLRNQAEKLEIIRINRRRERNARPDRPRNESISEAVHRLRRAGVDAPRLIELLARIDIQPTLTAHPTEARRRSILVKQKRIAILMQQLRDPQLTPSEQSRIRSELHQLIALMYATTEVRAERLRVLQEVRNGLHFLVNSIWQSVPLLYRDLLEALESSFQQRPDLPVFLRYRTWIGGDRDGNPQVTPDITRRTFDIMRRAAIRRHLRALRPMRRLLSISSEQVDIPAELTASIEADTRTGLLPAPEVARRLPEPFRLKLEFMIARLHAALRDARAYSADALCDDLDVLTRALVSTGLDRVASDGSLADLRIQARTFGFHLAALDVRQHSEVHESAVAELLRIAGITENYAALEETQRIELLERELAGPRPLLPRDSQISDPTRESLEVLSILKQALDRDRHSVGSYVISMTHAVSDVLEVLVLMKETGLWHVDGDERHGDLDVVPLLETIDDLETGATWMTDLLQNRLYRSHLRRRGDFQEIMLGYSDSNKDGGYVMSNWALHRAQSALARSGRSAGIDLRFFHGRGGTVGRGGGRANRAILSAPPESQNGRIRFTEQGEVISFRYALPALTRRHLEQIVNAMILSVAAGSTVQQTNLHAGPPAQPVEALMDQLALRSRQVYRELIDDPDFWSWYVEVSPIKEISGLPIASRPVSRAAARADFENLRAIPWVFGWTQMRYNVPGWYGLGTALADQGPGSLSVFREGYRHWQFFRTLIDNAQQEMARARLQIARHYAAPDEQGFHARILQEFAITRQWILDITEQKELLDNHPTIQASIHARNPWTDVLNLLQVELLNRKIKKGEPEDRKLLQAILYSSVDAIAAAMQSTG is encoded by the coding sequence GTGTCACAGGAACTGAAAGCCGACATCGACTTGCTCGACGACCTGCTGGCGGACGTCGTTCGGACCTTCGAAGGCCACGAGACCTTCGATCTCCTGCACGAACTCCGCGCGGCGTGTGAACGCGAACCCGCGGTCCATGATCCAGCCGCCGTATCGCCCGCCGTCGCACGCATTCACTCTTTAGGTCTCGCCCAGATCGGCGCCGTCATCCGCTCCCTGACCCTGCTCTTCCACCTGCGTAATCAGGCGGAAAAACTGGAAATCATCCGCATCAACCGGCGCCGGGAGCGAAATGCCCGCCCGGATCGCCCGCGCAATGAGTCCATCTCCGAAGCGGTCCATCGCCTCCGACGCGCCGGCGTCGACGCCCCCCGGCTCATCGAGCTGTTGGCCCGCATCGACATCCAGCCGACGTTGACCGCGCACCCGACCGAGGCCCGCCGCCGTTCGATCCTCGTGAAACAAAAACGGATCGCCATTCTCATGCAGCAACTGCGCGACCCGCAATTGACGCCGAGCGAGCAGTCGCGCATTCGTTCGGAGCTGCACCAACTCATCGCCCTGATGTACGCGACCACCGAAGTCCGCGCGGAACGCCTCCGCGTCCTTCAGGAAGTCCGAAACGGTCTTCACTTCCTCGTCAACTCGATCTGGCAATCGGTCCCCTTGCTTTACCGCGATCTTCTGGAGGCCCTGGAGTCCTCTTTTCAACAACGCCCGGACCTGCCGGTCTTCCTGCGCTACCGGACATGGATCGGCGGCGATCGCGACGGCAATCCCCAGGTGACTCCGGACATCACCCGCCGCACGTTCGACATCATGCGGAGGGCCGCAATTCGCCGCCACCTTCGCGCGCTTCGACCCATGCGCCGGCTCCTGAGCATTTCGAGCGAACAAGTCGATATCCCCGCCGAGTTGACCGCGTCAATCGAAGCCGACACCCGGACCGGCCTGCTCCCTGCACCCGAAGTCGCCCGCCGTCTGCCTGAGCCGTTCCGGCTCAAGCTCGAATTCATGATCGCCCGGCTTCATGCGGCCCTGCGCGACGCGCGCGCCTACTCCGCGGACGCGCTGTGCGACGACCTCGACGTGCTGACCCGTGCGCTCGTATCCACCGGACTCGACAGAGTCGCAAGCGACGGAAGCCTGGCCGATCTGCGCATCCAGGCGCGGACCTTCGGCTTTCATCTCGCCGCCCTCGATGTCCGCCAACACAGTGAAGTACACGAATCCGCCGTGGCGGAATTGCTGCGAATCGCGGGTATCACGGAGAATTACGCGGCCCTTGAGGAAACGCAGCGGATCGAGCTGCTCGAGCGCGAACTCGCCGGCCCCCGCCCTCTGCTGCCGCGCGACTCGCAGATCTCCGATCCAACGCGCGAATCGCTGGAAGTGCTCTCGATTCTCAAGCAGGCATTGGACCGCGATCGCCATTCGGTCGGAAGCTATGTCATCAGCATGACCCACGCGGTCAGCGATGTGCTCGAAGTGCTGGTTTTGATGAAGGAGACGGGCCTGTGGCACGTGGACGGTGACGAGCGGCACGGCGACCTCGATGTCGTGCCGCTTCTTGAAACGATCGACGATCTTGAAACCGGCGCCACTTGGATGACCGACCTCCTCCAGAACCGCCTCTATCGATCGCACCTGCGCCGGCGCGGGGATTTCCAGGAAATCATGCTCGGCTATTCAGACAGCAACAAGGATGGCGGTTATGTCATGTCCAATTGGGCGTTGCATCGCGCCCAGTCGGCGCTCGCCCGGAGTGGCCGCAGCGCCGGCATCGACCTGCGCTTTTTTCACGGCCGCGGTGGAACCGTCGGACGCGGAGGCGGCCGGGCGAATCGAGCGATCCTCTCCGCCCCGCCCGAAAGTCAAAATGGCCGCATTCGCTTTACCGAACAGGGCGAAGTGATCTCCTTTCGCTACGCCCTTCCGGCCCTCACCCGACGACACCTCGAACAGATCGTCAACGCCATGATCCTGTCGGTCGCTGCGGGCTCCACCGTTCAGCAAACCAATCTTCACGCGGGCCCGCCCGCCCAACCGGTCGAGGCGCTCATGGATCAGCTCGCGTTGAGATCCCGACAGGTGTATCGGGAATTGATTGACGACCCCGACTTCTGGTCCTGGTATGTGGAGGTCTCTCCAATTAAGGAAATCAGCGGCCTGCCCATCGCGTCACGGCCGGTCTCCCGCGCTGCCGCCCGCGCCGATTTCGAAAATCTCCGGGCGATACCCTGGGTCTTCGGCTGGACGCAGATGCGATACAACGTCCCAGGTTGGTACGGTCTGGGAACCGCCCTGGCGGACCAGGGGCCCGGCTCGCTCAGCGTCTTTCGCGAGGGGTATCGACATTGGCAGTTCTTCCGAACGCTCATCGACAATGCGCAACAAGAGATGGCCCGGGCCCGACTCCAGATCGCGCGCCATTACGCCGCTCCAGACGAACAAGGATTTCATGCACGAATTCTTCAGGAATTCGCAATCACTCGACAGTGGATCCTGGACATTACGGAACAAAAAGAACTCCTGGACAATCACCCGACGATCCAGGCCTCCATCCACGCCCGGAACCCCTGGACAGATGTCCTGAATCTCCTTCAGGTTGAGTTGCTCAATCGAAAGATCAAGAAAGGCGAACCCGAAGATCGGAAACTCCTCCAGGCGATCCTCTATTCAAGCGTCGACGCGATTGCCGCCGCAATGCAGAGCACGGGATAA
- the rpmF gene encoding 50S ribosomal protein L32 has product MVPARRSSKSMTRTRRAHHALKPINLSACPKCGTAKRPHCACGNCGYHTSKVSIEIKAEEK; this is encoded by the coding sequence ATGGTCCCGGCAAGACGTAGCTCCAAGTCAATGACCCGCACCCGCAGGGCCCATCATGCCCTCAAACCGATCAACCTCTCCGCCTGTCCGAAGTGCGGAACGGCCAAACGGCCCCACTGTGCCTGTGGTAACTGCGGATACCACACGTCCAAAGTATCCATCGAGATCAAGGCCGAGGAGAAGTAG
- the plsX gene encoding phosphate acyltransferase PlsX, which translates to MRIAIDAMGGDHAPAQIVRGAVEGLAFLGAGDELILLGREDAVGAHLPADASVRRRISIHHCSETIEMDDSPVEALRQKKDSSIVVMAKLAAEKQVDAVISAGNTGACAAACQLKMRTLGNVQRPGIAVIIPSFSGPLTMCDVGANIAPKPHHLLQYAQMASAYAETILKIHRPRVGLLSIGSEEVKGNPLVKQTRELIKQDASIHFVGNVEGRDLFAGACEVAICDGFVGNVVLKLTEGLADGLFKTIKREIVSERPDLIKDFEPVIKAVWARHDYSEYGGAPLLGVDGICIICHGSSDHRAIKNAVRVAVEYVKTELNRVITERLTEEPANA; encoded by the coding sequence ATGCGGATCGCCATCGATGCCATGGGAGGCGATCACGCGCCCGCCCAGATCGTGCGCGGCGCCGTGGAAGGTCTCGCCTTTCTCGGCGCCGGCGACGAACTGATCCTGCTCGGCCGCGAAGACGCGGTTGGCGCGCACCTGCCCGCGGATGCCTCCGTCCGTCGGCGAATCTCCATCCATCATTGCTCCGAGACGATTGAGATGGACGATTCCCCCGTCGAGGCCCTTCGCCAGAAGAAAGACTCCTCCATCGTCGTCATGGCCAAGCTGGCCGCCGAAAAACAGGTCGACGCCGTTATCAGCGCCGGCAACACCGGCGCCTGTGCCGCGGCCTGTCAACTCAAGATGCGCACGCTGGGCAACGTCCAGCGCCCCGGCATCGCCGTCATTATCCCTTCGTTTTCCGGCCCGCTGACCATGTGCGACGTGGGCGCGAATATCGCCCCCAAGCCCCATCACCTGTTGCAATACGCCCAGATGGCCAGCGCCTACGCCGAGACCATCCTCAAGATCCACCGCCCCCGCGTCGGCCTGCTCTCCATCGGCAGCGAGGAGGTTAAGGGCAATCCCCTCGTCAAACAGACCCGCGAATTGATCAAGCAGGATGCCTCGATCCACTTTGTCGGCAACGTCGAGGGCCGCGACCTCTTCGCGGGGGCCTGCGAAGTCGCCATCTGCGACGGCTTCGTCGGAAACGTCGTCCTGAAACTCACCGAGGGCCTGGCCGATGGCCTCTTCAAGACCATCAAACGCGAGATCGTCTCTGAGCGACCGGACCTGATCAAGGATTTTGAGCCGGTCATCAAGGCCGTCTGGGCACGCCATGATTACAGCGAGTACGGCGGCGCCCCCTTGCTCGGCGTCGATGGAATCTGCATCATTTGCCATGGCAGCAGTGACCATCGCGCCATCAAGAACGCCGTCCGCGTGGCCGTCGAATACGTCAAGACCGAACTGAATCGCGTGATCACCGAACGTCTCACGGAGGAGCCGGCCAATGCGTAA